The DNA region ACTGCGACGGCCGGCGGGATGCGCTTGCGCCCGGCGTGGACGTGGCGAATGGCGTCGACGAGTTCGCTCGGCGGCATGCCCTTCAGGAGGTAACCTCGGGCACCTGCGGCAAAGGCGCGCTGGATCTCGACATCACCCTCGAATGTCGTCAGCACCACGATGCGCGCCTGCGGACTCTCGGCCACGATGGCGCTGAGCACGTCGATGCCGCTGCCGTCCGGGAGGCGCAGGTCCAGCAGCGTCACGTCGGGTTGGTGGTCGCGGTGGCACTGCAGGGCCTGGCGACCGGTGGACGCCTGCGCCACGACCTGCATGTCCGGCTGGCTGTCGATCACCGCCGCGATGCCTTCCCTGATCAGGGGATGGTCGTCGACACTGAGAATCCGGATCCGGGTGCTCGCGGTCATGACTGCTCCTCCGTCTCCCCACGTCGCGGGGCGGGTATGCCCGACGGCCGACGACCGGTGACCTTCCAGGGGAACCAGCGTGACGATCGACGCTCGAACGCCAGTGGCCCGGGGACGCGAAGCTCCACCTCGGTACCGGCACCCGGGCGGCTGCGAATCCTGAAGGTCCCGCCGATGCGCCCTGCACGTTCACGCATGCCGACGATGCCGAAGTGCCCGTCGGTCCCGTCGCGCAAGGACCCCGGGTCGATGCCCCGGCCATCGTCCCGAACCAGCAGGGAGAGGTTTCTCGGGCCGTACTCGATCTCGAGCTCGACCTGCGTCGCATCGGCGTGTCGGAAGGCGTTCACCAGGGCCTCTCGACCGATGCGATAGACCTCGTCGCGCACCATCGGCTCGAGTGCGCGCGGCCGGCCCTCCACGACGACGCGGTATGCCGGACCTGCGCTGCCGAACTCCTGCTGAACGCCCGCGAAGGCCAGGGCCAGGTCGGGCGACGTGGTGCCCGGCGCGCGCAGCCCGATCACCGCGTGTCGGCCCTCGTCGATGACGCGCCGCATCAGGTGATGCACCCGTTCGAGTGACTGTCTCGCCGGTACGTCCCGTGGCAGGGCCTCCACGGCGACATGGAGTTGCATCGAGGCGCTCAGGAAGCCTTGCAGCAGCGTGTCGTGCAGTTCCTGCGCGATGCGCGTCCGCTCGGCCAGCCGCTCCTCGAAGCGCGCCGTCAGGCGGCGCGCCACCTGGCGGACACGCAGGCGGTACAGCCCCCACCCGGCCAGTCCGGCGGCCGTCATCGAGGTCAACTGGAACCACACCGTCTGCCAGAACCAGGGCTCGATCTCGAAGGACAACGTCGACTCGGCACCGTTCCAGGCCCCGTCGCTGTTCGAGGCAACGAGTCGAAACCGGTACGAACCCGGCGGCAGGTTCGTGAACACCACCTGGCGTTCTGCGGTCGGCTCGTTCCAGTCGCGGTCGAACCCGTCCAACCGATAGCGGAATCGCACCCGTTCGGGCACCGAGAGGCTGAGGCCCGCATACCCGAGTGCAATGCGGCGGCTCGGCGCGAGCCGAATCGGACCATCGGTCGGCACGGACACGCCATCGGCGGTCAGTTGCGCGATCTGCGTGGCGGACGGCAGGGTGCGGCCATCGGCGCGGGCAGGATCGGTCATCGACAGGCCGCCCGTCAGCGCCATCCAGATGCGTCCCTTGTCGTCCTGCGTAAGCACGCGGTGGCGCTTGATGGCGTCCAGGCCCGGTAGCCCGTCGGCGATGCCGAGGCGACGCACGTCGCCTGGCAGCACCGCGTTGTCGAGCAACGCCTGTCGCCTGACGCGCAGGATCTCGTCGGCGGCATGCATCCACAGCCAGCCGCGTCCATCCTCCGCGAGGCCGAGAATCGGCCCGCGCAAGGCGCGGTCGTTGCCATCGACGACCAGGGCCTTGCCGGCCCTGATCACGGCGAGCCCCTTCGTGGTGCCCACCCAGAGCGTGCCGCGGCGATCCTCGAACAGCGTGATGATGTCGTTCGAGGGCAGGCCGTCGGCGGTGGTGAAGGTGCGCCACCCGCCCGGGGAACGTGCCGCCACGCCGTTCGGCGTCCCGAACCACATCGTGC from Luteitalea sp. TBR-22 includes:
- a CDS encoding sensor histidine kinase, translating into MTGVLLAATTWLAPPLAALDAERTLGQYLRTRWSSESGFPGGPVHAIAQTADGYLWIGAEKGLVRFDGLTFQLVDPRAGTGAGAAVLGVTAPADGSLWARLRGVGLVRSHDGRLDHLGAAPGAPRSVVTAMGLTREGAALFATIAHGTQTHRDGRFASVIAAGVLPSSSFVVALADTGDGSLWLGTRDAGLLRVSGTRAVRYTEGLPDSKINCLLASPDGSVWIGTDRGMARWSGAAITQDGVPMALRRVAVLSLTRDRDGNLWVAAGTQGLLRLAADGSVQSATDAGWSGGHVAATFEDRDGNLWIGTDRGLERWRAPMFTTYTPAHGLPADPSGPIHADSDGRVWFGPATGGLYWLRDGRVSAVTAPGLRGDVVYSIHGEGTEIWVGWQRGGLMRLRVGSDEAIAIDRITQRDGLAQDSVFAVHRTRSGATWAGTLSAGATLVTQGRLVTYDTRSGLPSNTVASLLEARDGTMWFGTPNGVAARSPGGWRTFTTADGLPSNDIITLFEDRRGTLWVGTTKGLAVIRAGKALVVDGNDRALRGPILGLAEDGRGWLWMHAADEILRVRRQALLDNAVLPGDVRRLGIADGLPGLDAIKRHRVLTQDDKGRIWMALTGGLSMTDPARADGRTLPSATQIAQLTADGVSVPTDGPIRLAPSRRIALGYAGLSLSVPERVRFRYRLDGFDRDWNEPTAERQVVFTNLPPGSYRFRLVASNSDGAWNGAESTLSFEIEPWFWQTVWFQLTSMTAAGLAGWGLYRLRVRQVARRLTARFEERLAERTRIAQELHDTLLQGFLSASMQLHVAVEALPRDVPARQSLERVHHLMRRVIDEGRHAVIGLRAPGTTSPDLALAFAGVQQEFGSAGPAYRVVVEGRPRALEPMVRDEVYRIGREALVNAFRHADATQVELEIEYGPRNLSLLVRDDGRGIDPGSLRDGTDGHFGIVGMRERAGRIGGTFRIRSRPGAGTEVELRVPGPLAFERRSSRWFPWKVTGRRPSGIPAPRRGETEEQS
- a CDS encoding response regulator transcription factor; protein product: MTASTRIRILSVDDHPLIREGIAAVIDSQPDMQVVAQASTGRQALQCHRDHQPDVTLLDLRLPDGSGIDVLSAIVAESPQARIVVLTTFEGDVEIQRAFAAGARGYLLKGMPPSELVDAIRHVHAGRKRIPPAVAVQLAEHVGDESLTERELEVLQWLAEGNRNKDIAVALSISEETVKVHVKHIMEKLGARDRTGAVSIGVRRGIIQL